From Microbacterium pseudoresistens, the proteins below share one genomic window:
- a CDS encoding AEC family transporter — translation MLETLTGFAVVGLAIAVGYIIGRIDLLGPHAREVLSRLTFFVLSPFLLFTVLAQADAKVLFSSLLPVSAVAAIVVFALYATVARVAWKRSLGETVIGTLSAGQVNSNNIGIPLSLYLLGSAAYPAPVILMQLLVFTPVTLSILDTVTHGRSSLGRTLARTITNPIIIGSALGTLISVLGVELPPIVLEPATLLANACVPVLLISYGISLHGQRVLGAVGRRRDVLLASTLKLIVMPVIAWAVAEFVFGLSAHEVLIVVVLAALPTAQNVFNYSQRYDIGEPIARDTVFITTIGCIPVLLVATVLLG, via the coding sequence GTGCTCGAAACTCTCACCGGATTCGCCGTGGTGGGACTCGCCATCGCCGTCGGGTACATCATCGGACGCATCGACCTGCTCGGCCCGCACGCCCGCGAGGTGCTGTCGCGGCTGACGTTCTTCGTGCTCTCCCCGTTCCTGCTGTTCACCGTGCTGGCCCAGGCGGATGCGAAGGTGCTGTTCTCCTCGTTGCTCCCGGTCTCGGCGGTCGCGGCAATCGTCGTCTTCGCGCTGTACGCCACGGTCGCGCGGGTGGCGTGGAAGCGGAGCCTGGGCGAGACCGTCATCGGCACGCTCTCGGCGGGACAGGTCAACTCCAACAACATCGGCATCCCGCTCTCGCTCTACCTCCTGGGCAGCGCGGCGTATCCGGCCCCGGTCATCCTCATGCAGCTGCTCGTGTTCACGCCGGTGACCCTGAGCATCCTCGACACCGTCACGCACGGCCGATCGTCGCTGGGCCGCACGCTCGCGCGCACGATCACCAACCCGATCATCATCGGTTCGGCACTGGGAACCCTCATCTCGGTGCTCGGCGTCGAGCTGCCGCCGATCGTGCTCGAGCCGGCGACGCTGCTGGCCAACGCGTGCGTGCCGGTGCTGCTGATCAGCTACGGCATCTCGCTGCACGGCCAGCGTGTGCTGGGCGCCGTCGGCCGGCGGCGCGACGTGCTGCTGGCCTCGACGCTCAAGCTCATCGTCATGCCTGTGATCGCCTGGGCCGTTGCAGAGTTCGTGTTCGGGCTCAGCGCGCATGAAGTGCTCATCGTCGTCGTGCTCGCGGCGCTTCCCACCGCCCAGAACGTGTTCAACTACTCGCAGCGCTACGACATCGGCGAGCCCATCGCCCGCGACACCGTCTTCATCACGACCATCGGATGCATCCCCGTCCTGCTCGTGGCGACCGTGCTGCTCGGCTGA
- a CDS encoding helix-turn-helix domain-containing protein, which translates to MRDEARRAAELLRDSLQERWTLDGLAQTVHLSPSQLGRVFVEAYGTSPIAYLAMLRIQQMAHLLHTTDQSVAVIAHQVGWRDPDFASRQFRRRVGTPPSEYRRRAARREASGLPSLRPHRAPMNPVLTRQSVHPRPLRAGCSPQPEH; encoded by the coding sequence GTGCGAGACGAGGCCCGGCGCGCCGCCGAGTTGCTGCGTGACTCGTTGCAGGAACGGTGGACGCTGGACGGACTCGCGCAGACGGTGCACCTGTCCCCGTCGCAACTGGGCCGGGTGTTCGTGGAAGCGTATGGCACGTCGCCGATCGCGTACCTGGCCATGCTGCGCATCCAACAGATGGCGCACCTTCTCCACACGACCGACCAATCTGTCGCCGTGATCGCCCACCAGGTCGGCTGGCGCGATCCTGACTTCGCATCTCGGCAGTTCCGCCGCCGGGTCGGTACCCCGCCCTCGGAGTATCGCCGACGGGCCGCGCGCCGAGAAGCGTCAGGACTGCCGAGTCTTCGCCCACACCGTGCCCCGATGAACCCCGTACTGACGCGCCAGAGCGTTCACCCCCGCCCCCTGCGCGCGGGCTGTTCGCCCCAGCCAGAGCATTGA
- a CDS encoding NAD-dependent epimerase/dehydratase family protein, translated as MTTILITGGSGHIASAIRPLLGHYRCRLTDLVAPEDALGVDEEFVAADITDLDAMTAACAGANLVVHLGGHRQERPFDEILRVNIGGTRAVLEGARRAGVRRVLLASSGHAVGYATVADARREPVLDPRPDSYYGVGKVALEALGSLYADRFGMTVVSARIAAFLPEPLDRRGLSLWFSPADMVRLVDACAVLEGPGHRIVWGVSDNTRAWVRGDAGAAIGFRPVDDAERHADGIPGIMLPGLEDEAQIAATALGGTSVTADRELGTDWG; from the coding sequence ATGACGACGATCCTCATCACGGGCGGCAGCGGTCACATCGCGTCCGCGATCCGTCCTCTGCTCGGGCACTATCGGTGCCGGCTGACCGACCTCGTCGCGCCCGAGGATGCGCTCGGCGTCGACGAGGAGTTCGTCGCCGCCGACATCACCGACCTGGATGCGATGACCGCGGCGTGCGCGGGCGCCAACCTCGTGGTCCACCTCGGCGGGCATCGCCAGGAGCGCCCGTTCGACGAGATCCTGCGCGTCAATATCGGCGGCACGCGGGCGGTGCTCGAGGGAGCGCGCCGGGCCGGCGTGCGGCGTGTGCTCCTGGCGAGCTCGGGGCACGCGGTCGGGTATGCGACCGTCGCGGATGCGCGGCGGGAGCCGGTCCTCGACCCGCGTCCGGACTCGTACTACGGCGTCGGCAAGGTCGCCCTCGAGGCGCTCGGGAGCCTCTACGCCGACCGTTTCGGCATGACGGTCGTCTCAGCGCGCATCGCCGCGTTCCTTCCGGAGCCGCTCGACCGCCGCGGTCTCTCACTGTGGTTCTCGCCCGCCGACATGGTTCGCCTCGTCGACGCGTGCGCCGTGCTCGAAGGCCCAGGACATCGCATCGTGTGGGGCGTCTCGGACAACACGCGCGCGTGGGTGCGGGGCGATGCGGGCGCGGCCATCGGCTTCCGGCCGGTGGACGACGCCGAGCGTCATGCCGACGGCATCCCAGGCATCATGCTGCCGGGGCTCGAGGACGAGGCCCAGATCGCGGCGACGGCGCTCGGCGGCACTTCCGTGACCGCGGACCGCGAGCTCGGCACGGACTGGGGCTGA
- a CDS encoding DUF7507 domain-containing protein translates to MSLTKTVEPEALTADDREATYTFVVFNDGEVDLHDVTVTDPGPIGGTGTMGPIDCGGVTDLAVGDKLTCTAVYTAGLDDLDGSALENHAQASGVTPGGTQIGAEADAEVPTVLPNPALSLVKSADTDIATAAGQVITYAFTVTNTGNVTIADVSIEEGDFSGAGELGEIVCPAEAELLAPTDTVVCEAEYIVLAADLTGDALTNTASANGVGPFGPVTSPDSTAEVTTKAPSGPLAVTGGESALPYAAGGLLLVMLGVGTAVLARRRQHG, encoded by the coding sequence ATGAGCCTTACCAAGACGGTCGAGCCGGAGGCCCTGACCGCCGATGACCGCGAGGCCACGTACACCTTCGTCGTGTTCAACGACGGAGAGGTCGACCTGCACGACGTCACGGTGACCGATCCAGGGCCGATCGGCGGCACCGGCACGATGGGTCCGATCGACTGCGGAGGCGTCACCGACCTCGCGGTGGGCGACAAGCTCACCTGCACGGCCGTGTACACGGCGGGCCTGGACGACCTCGACGGGTCTGCGCTGGAGAACCACGCGCAGGCGAGCGGCGTGACCCCCGGCGGCACGCAGATCGGTGCCGAGGCGGATGCCGAGGTCCCGACCGTGCTGCCGAACCCTGCCCTCTCGCTGGTGAAGTCGGCCGACACCGACATCGCGACCGCCGCGGGCCAGGTCATCACCTACGCGTTCACGGTCACCAACACCGGCAACGTGACGATCGCCGACGTCTCCATCGAGGAGGGCGACTTCTCGGGCGCCGGCGAGCTCGGTGAGATCGTGTGCCCCGCCGAGGCCGAGCTGCTCGCTCCGACCGACACGGTCGTCTGCGAGGCCGAGTACATCGTGCTCGCGGCCGACCTCACCGGAGATGCGCTCACGAACACCGCGTCGGCGAACGGCGTCGGCCCGTTCGGCCCGGTGACCTCGCCCGACTCGACCGCCGAGGTCACGACCAAGGCCCCGTCGGGCCCGCTGGCCGTCACGGGCGGCGAGTCCGCACTGCCGTATGCTGCCGGCGGCCTCCTGCTGGTCATGCTGGGAGTCGGCACCGCGGTGCTGGCACGTCGCCGACAGCACGGCTGA
- the hutH gene encoding histidine ammonia-lyase → MPHPSPVILGDAPLSVADVVAIARHGVPVDVASAALDRVAASRAVIDAKAADPNPHYGVSTGFGALATTFIAPERRRQLQASLIRSHAAGTGAEVETEVVRALQLLRLQTLASGRTGVRPVVVRTYADMLNAGITPIVREYGSLGCSGDLAPLAHIALAAMGEGEVHDAQGEPISAAQALSAAGIEPLVLEEKEGLALINGTDGMLGMLCLALHDLELLLDTADLAAAMSIESQLGTDAVFAEDLMALRPQHGQTVSAANLRAFLGASPIVHSHKGPEDGRVQDAYSLRCSPQVHGAARDTASHAETIAGRELSSVVDNPVVTLDGRIESNGNFHGAPVAAVLDFLAISVADVASVSERRTDRALDPARNRGLPPFLADEVGVDSGLMIAQYASAGIVSELKRLAVPASVDSIPSSAMQEDHVSMGWAAARKLRRALDGLARVLAIEILTGARALDLRAPLRPGPATGAALQLVRTVAAGPGSDRFLSPDMEAVTELVRSGAVLRAAKEQTDD, encoded by the coding sequence ATGCCGCATCCTTCCCCTGTCATCCTCGGCGATGCGCCGCTCTCCGTCGCCGACGTCGTCGCCATCGCCCGTCACGGCGTGCCCGTGGACGTCGCCTCCGCGGCGCTCGACCGCGTGGCGGCGTCGCGCGCCGTCATCGACGCGAAGGCCGCCGATCCGAACCCGCACTACGGGGTCTCCACCGGATTCGGGGCCCTCGCGACGACCTTCATCGCCCCCGAACGACGCCGTCAGCTGCAGGCGAGCCTCATCCGCTCCCACGCCGCCGGCACCGGTGCCGAGGTGGAGACCGAGGTCGTACGCGCGCTCCAGTTGCTGCGGCTGCAGACGTTGGCTTCGGGGCGCACCGGGGTGCGGCCCGTCGTGGTGCGCACGTATGCCGACATGCTGAACGCCGGGATCACGCCGATCGTGCGCGAGTACGGCTCGCTCGGATGCTCGGGAGACCTCGCGCCGCTCGCCCACATCGCGCTCGCCGCGATGGGGGAGGGAGAAGTGCACGATGCGCAGGGCGAGCCGATCTCCGCGGCGCAGGCGCTGAGCGCTGCCGGCATCGAACCGCTCGTGCTCGAAGAGAAGGAGGGCCTCGCCCTCATCAACGGCACCGACGGGATGCTCGGGATGCTGTGCCTGGCCCTGCACGACCTGGAGCTGCTGCTGGACACCGCCGATCTCGCCGCGGCGATGTCGATCGAGTCGCAGCTGGGCACCGACGCCGTCTTCGCCGAAGACCTCATGGCGCTGCGCCCGCAGCACGGCCAGACCGTCTCCGCCGCGAACCTGCGCGCCTTCCTCGGGGCATCCCCGATCGTGCACAGCCACAAGGGGCCCGAGGACGGGCGCGTGCAGGACGCCTACTCGCTGCGCTGCTCGCCGCAGGTGCACGGCGCCGCGCGCGATACCGCATCCCACGCCGAGACGATCGCAGGGCGCGAGCTGTCCAGCGTCGTCGACAACCCCGTCGTCACCCTCGATGGCCGCATCGAATCCAACGGCAACTTCCACGGCGCGCCGGTCGCCGCCGTGCTCGACTTCCTCGCGATCTCCGTCGCCGATGTCGCCTCGGTCTCCGAGCGGCGCACCGACCGGGCGCTGGATCCCGCCCGCAACCGCGGCCTGCCGCCGTTCCTCGCCGACGAGGTGGGCGTGGACTCCGGCCTCATGATCGCCCAGTACGCCTCGGCGGGCATCGTCTCCGAGCTCAAGCGCCTGGCGGTCCCCGCTTCCGTCGACTCGATCCCGTCGTCGGCCATGCAGGAGGACCACGTGTCGATGGGATGGGCGGCGGCGCGCAAGCTGCGCCGCGCCCTCGACGGCCTCGCGCGCGTGCTCGCCATCGAGATCCTCACCGGCGCCCGCGCGCTCGACCTGCGTGCGCCGCTGCGCCCCGGCCCCGCCACCGGCGCGGCTCTGCAGCTGGTCCGCACCGTCGCGGCGGGCCCCGGGTCCGACCGATTCCTCTCACCCGATATGGAGGCCGTCACCGAGCTCGTCCGCTCGGGTGCGGTCCTGCGCGCTGCGAAGGAGCAGACCGATGACTGA
- a CDS encoding aldehyde dehydrogenase (NADP(+)), whose protein sequence is MNTSAHDLEAATAAAAAFRLTRRATALERAGWLTAIADRLEEHADELVALAHSETRLGADRLAGELRRTTGQLRFFASVILDGAYLEAIVDHARSDLPVPTPDLRRMLVPIGPVAVFSASNFPFAFSVAGGDTASALAAGNPVVVKGHSAHAELSRRTAALVADALTAAGAPSGTFGHVTGRKTGLDLVGDPAIAAVGFTGSLEGGRALMAVAQARPVPIPFYGELSAVNPVVITARAAEKRADELASGLAASFQLGGGQFCTKPGVVFAPSGARVAERVASLLGSGMPLLSEPIERALLSGLDRLSALPGMRVLRGVSEDPNAVAPAVLTTTADRVLADPQGHLVECFGPVTLVVEYDDLHQVVACVRVIGGSLTATVHSQSEDDIRSLVDELTLIAGRVLFDGWPTGVAVNWAQHHGGPWPSTTSAHTSVGATATRRFLRPIAWQATPDGLLPPELQESNPLGIPRRVDGVQYPAVHKEQP, encoded by the coding sequence ATGAACACTAGCGCGCACGACCTCGAGGCGGCGACGGCCGCCGCCGCCGCGTTCCGGCTCACGCGCCGGGCGACGGCGCTCGAGCGCGCGGGCTGGCTGACGGCGATCGCCGATCGGCTTGAGGAGCATGCGGATGAGCTCGTCGCGCTGGCTCATTCCGAGACGCGCCTGGGCGCGGATCGGCTCGCCGGAGAGCTTCGCCGGACGACGGGGCAGCTGCGCTTCTTCGCCTCCGTCATCCTCGACGGGGCGTATCTCGAGGCGATCGTCGACCACGCCCGCTCCGATCTGCCTGTCCCGACGCCGGATCTGCGGCGGATGCTGGTGCCGATCGGCCCTGTCGCCGTCTTCAGCGCATCCAACTTCCCGTTCGCCTTCTCGGTCGCCGGCGGCGATACCGCGTCCGCGCTTGCCGCGGGCAACCCGGTCGTCGTCAAGGGGCACTCGGCGCACGCGGAGCTGTCTCGCCGGACGGCGGCGCTCGTCGCGGACGCCCTGACCGCGGCGGGGGCTCCGTCGGGCACGTTCGGCCACGTCACGGGCCGCAAGACCGGACTCGATCTCGTCGGCGACCCCGCGATCGCCGCGGTCGGGTTCACGGGTTCGCTCGAGGGCGGCCGAGCGCTGATGGCGGTCGCCCAGGCGCGACCGGTGCCGATCCCGTTCTACGGCGAGCTGAGTGCGGTCAATCCCGTCGTCATCACCGCGCGGGCTGCGGAGAAGCGGGCGGATGAGCTCGCATCGGGGCTCGCCGCATCGTTCCAGCTCGGCGGCGGGCAGTTCTGCACCAAGCCGGGCGTCGTGTTCGCGCCGTCGGGCGCTCGCGTCGCGGAGCGGGTCGCGAGCTTGCTCGGCAGCGGGATGCCGTTGCTGAGCGAGCCGATCGAGCGCGCCCTGCTGTCCGGCCTTGACCGGCTCTCCGCGCTGCCCGGCATGCGCGTGCTTCGCGGCGTCTCAGAGGATCCGAATGCGGTGGCCCCCGCCGTGCTCACCACCACCGCCGATCGCGTCCTCGCGGATCCGCAGGGCCATCTGGTCGAGTGCTTCGGACCGGTGACCCTTGTCGTCGAGTACGATGACCTCCATCAGGTGGTCGCGTGCGTGCGGGTGATCGGTGGCAGCCTCACGGCGACCGTCCACTCGCAGTCGGAGGACGACATCCGCTCGCTCGTCGATGAGCTCACCCTCATCGCCGGCCGTGTCCTCTTCGACGGATGGCCGACGGGAGTCGCCGTGAACTGGGCGCAGCATCACGGCGGCCCGTGGCCGTCGACGACATCCGCTCACACCTCGGTGGGCGCCACGGCGACCCGCCGTTTCCTCCGCCCGATCGCCTGGCAGGCGACACCCGACGGCCTTTTGCCGCCGGAGCTGCAGGAGTCGAATCCGCTGGGAATCCCCCGGCGGGTCGATGGTGTCCAGTACCCAGCAGTGCACAAGGAACAGCCATGA
- a CDS encoding IclR family transcriptional regulator: protein MLVRSAIWHPEVVDPDALPPRPQVPAADQTLRILRHLARRPAPVAASALARDLGIPRSTVYHLLATLADHGFVTHLPDERRWGLGSSAFELSGGYSRQEPLARLGRPLIAALADRVGESAHLAILTGRDVLYIVEERAPRRPALVSDVGVRLPAHLTATGRAMLAAMPAAQVRALYPDASAFTDRTGSGPRRPAELRDLLREIRRTGIAAEHGEVTGGLRSVAVAVRDHTGWPVAAVATTWPDELERAVDGTVEDVAEVAAELERRLRR, encoded by the coding sequence ATGTTGGTACGGTCCGCGATCTGGCATCCTGAGGTCGTGGATCCGGATGCTCTCCCGCCCAGGCCGCAGGTGCCCGCCGCCGATCAGACCCTGCGGATTCTGCGCCACCTCGCCCGGCGCCCTGCGCCCGTGGCGGCTTCGGCGCTCGCACGCGACCTCGGCATCCCGCGATCGACCGTCTATCACCTGCTGGCAACGCTGGCCGATCACGGATTCGTCACCCACCTCCCGGACGAGCGCCGGTGGGGGCTCGGCTCCTCCGCCTTCGAGCTCTCCGGCGGGTACTCCAGGCAGGAGCCCCTCGCCCGCTTGGGCAGACCGCTCATCGCGGCACTTGCCGACAGGGTGGGCGAGAGCGCGCATCTGGCGATCCTCACCGGGCGTGACGTGCTCTACATCGTCGAGGAGCGCGCACCGCGCCGACCGGCGCTCGTGAGCGATGTCGGCGTGCGCCTGCCCGCGCACCTGACCGCGACGGGTCGTGCGATGCTCGCGGCGATGCCGGCGGCACAGGTGCGTGCGCTGTATCCCGACGCCTCCGCGTTCACCGATCGCACAGGATCCGGTCCCCGTCGGCCCGCAGAGCTGCGCGACCTGCTGCGCGAGATCCGGCGCACGGGGATCGCCGCCGAGCACGGCGAGGTCACCGGCGGGTTGCGGTCGGTCGCCGTCGCCGTGCGGGACCACACCGGCTGGCCCGTCGCCGCCGTCGCAACGACCTGGCCGGACGAGCTGGAGCGTGCCGTCGACGGCACGGTGGAGGATGTCGCGGAGGTCGCCGCTGAACTCGAGCGCCGCCTGCGGCGCTGA
- a CDS encoding mandelate racemase/muconate lactonizing enzyme family protein, producing MSSVIASMTSRRLDVPLPRPWSPIVRSVAVIAVDIVDSEGRAGHGFSWVPAIGAGAVQALLDEDIREFAIGQPADAEMLWPRLWRHLHEVGSGGITTIAMAGLDLALWDLAARRADLSISAFLGEHRSEVEVYASGINFYYGLKDIEAQSRRWAKAGYSAVKLKVGRNDVAHDVERVATVRAAMGPDCKIMVDANQRWTVPQAVEALRELQQFDLQWVEEPLRADDLRAHRELRDAIDLPIALGENLYTVYRFAEYLEAGVVDIIQPNIVRVGGITPFREIAALAGDGIQLAPHLLTELSGQLALTLPDTPIIEDADGNDLHSLGLLAEEPPVRIEGARLRSAGRPGLGLKFVSQVGGDPHEH from the coding sequence ATGAGCTCGGTGATCGCATCGATGACCTCGCGTCGGCTCGACGTGCCGCTGCCTCGACCGTGGTCGCCCATAGTCCGCAGCGTCGCCGTCATCGCCGTCGACATCGTCGACAGCGAGGGCCGGGCCGGCCACGGCTTCTCGTGGGTCCCGGCCATCGGCGCGGGAGCGGTCCAGGCACTGCTCGACGAGGACATCCGGGAGTTCGCGATCGGTCAGCCGGCCGACGCGGAGATGCTCTGGCCCCGCTTGTGGCGTCACCTCCACGAAGTGGGCTCGGGTGGCATCACGACGATCGCGATGGCGGGACTCGACCTCGCGCTTTGGGACCTCGCGGCTCGCAGGGCCGACCTCTCCATCTCCGCCTTCCTCGGCGAACACCGGTCTGAGGTCGAGGTCTATGCGAGCGGCATCAACTTCTACTACGGCCTCAAGGACATCGAGGCTCAGTCGCGTCGATGGGCGAAGGCGGGCTACTCGGCGGTCAAGCTCAAGGTGGGGCGTAACGACGTCGCCCATGACGTGGAGCGCGTCGCGACGGTGCGCGCGGCGATGGGACCCGACTGCAAGATCATGGTGGACGCGAACCAGCGCTGGACCGTGCCGCAGGCCGTCGAGGCCTTGCGCGAGCTCCAGCAGTTCGACCTGCAATGGGTCGAGGAGCCGCTGCGCGCCGACGACCTGCGCGCGCACCGCGAGCTGCGCGATGCGATCGACCTCCCCATCGCCCTCGGGGAGAACCTCTACACGGTCTACCGCTTCGCGGAGTACCTCGAGGCGGGTGTCGTTGACATCATCCAGCCAAACATCGTGCGCGTCGGCGGGATCACGCCGTTCCGGGAGATCGCCGCGCTCGCCGGCGACGGGATCCAGCTCGCCCCGCACCTGCTCACCGAGCTTTCCGGCCAACTCGCCCTCACCCTGCCGGATACGCCCATCATCGAGGATGCGGACGGCAACGATCTGCACTCGCTCGGCCTGCTCGCCGAGGAGCCGCCCGTCCGGATCGAGGGCGCGCGCCTCCGGTCGGCGGGCCGCCCCGGGCTGGGGCTCAAGTTCGTCTCTCAGGTCGGCGGCGATCCGCATGAACACTAG
- a CDS encoding DUF998 domain-containing protein: MQRANLVISALMVLAATYGILRAIRTGRGLAIGVLTGAYGVCLALSALFLPDPSGGFPPGESSGAATTGGILHLAFGAIGFACLAAAAFAYARWASVRGERAQALLGLCGGIVVLVGFVAGAALARSPIGVALLWASVLAGLLWLALACAHLYTVVPHPVLAQRAPHPDPA, encoded by the coding sequence ATGCAGCGCGCCAACCTCGTCATCTCGGCACTCATGGTCCTGGCCGCCACCTACGGCATCCTGCGCGCGATCCGCACCGGGCGCGGACTCGCGATCGGGGTGCTTACCGGCGCATACGGGGTCTGCCTCGCCCTCAGCGCCCTGTTCCTCCCCGACCCGTCCGGCGGCTTCCCGCCGGGAGAATCGAGCGGCGCGGCGACGACCGGCGGCATCCTGCACCTCGCGTTCGGCGCCATCGGCTTCGCCTGTCTCGCGGCGGCTGCGTTCGCCTACGCACGGTGGGCGTCCGTGCGCGGCGAGCGGGCCCAGGCCCTGCTCGGGCTGTGCGGCGGGATCGTCGTGCTCGTCGGCTTCGTCGCCGGCGCCGCGCTGGCCCGATCCCCGATCGGCGTGGCGTTGCTGTGGGCATCGGTGCTCGCAGGGCTGCTGTGGCTCGCACTGGCGTGCGCGCACCTGTACACCGTGGTTCCGCATCCGGTGCTGGCACAGCGCGCCCCGCATCCGGATCCCGCGTGA
- a CDS encoding glycoside hydrolase family 28 protein, translated as MTTRDLVEFSPRGDGRALDTAALQNGIDAVHDDGGGTLLIGDGQYLTGGLLLRSGVTLELSAGATIIASPRYDDFREHDAATAVEGARHAMIYARDARDVGIRGRGRILGNADAYFAVEADADGYRVPHPLRPRIVLFEGCEAVTIADITIERAPIWTVHIAGCDDVAITGVTIDNDLTMANTDCIDIDGSRRVRIADCRLSSADDGVCIKTTELTGRFRRPAEHIVVTGCIVRSTSCAIKIGTETVEDVGFVVVSDCTVTANRGIGLISRDGGGLRHILVSGVTFDCPMAGEAYWGKADPVFVSAGRRVEGVDPGVIEHVRFSGLSGVADGAINVHAGEGGRIRDIVFDGVRLVQRHSPSPLQGQYDTRPVASSETGPGAAPGGGTTGVDLYPGGLPGVFARGVEELTLRDVEVFRPDPLPAGWNSQTIVEVP; from the coding sequence ATGACCACGCGCGATCTCGTCGAGTTCTCGCCCCGCGGCGACGGACGCGCCCTCGACACCGCCGCCCTCCAGAACGGCATCGACGCCGTTCACGACGACGGCGGCGGAACGCTGCTTATCGGCGATGGCCAGTACCTGACGGGCGGACTCTTGCTGCGCAGCGGCGTGACGCTCGAGCTCTCGGCGGGCGCCACGATCATCGCGAGCCCGCGGTACGACGACTTCCGCGAGCACGACGCCGCGACGGCGGTCGAGGGCGCGCGGCACGCCATGATCTACGCCCGGGACGCGCGCGACGTTGGAATCCGGGGCCGGGGCCGCATCCTCGGCAACGCGGACGCCTACTTCGCGGTCGAGGCGGACGCAGACGGCTACCGCGTGCCGCATCCGCTACGACCGCGGATCGTGCTCTTCGAGGGCTGCGAGGCGGTGACGATCGCCGACATCACGATCGAGCGCGCCCCCATCTGGACAGTGCACATCGCCGGCTGCGACGATGTCGCGATCACCGGAGTCACGATCGACAACGACCTCACCATGGCCAACACCGACTGCATCGACATCGACGGCTCGCGCCGCGTACGGATCGCGGACTGCCGTCTGAGCTCCGCGGACGACGGCGTGTGCATCAAGACCACGGAGCTCACCGGCCGGTTCCGCAGACCCGCCGAGCACATCGTCGTCACCGGGTGTATCGTTCGGTCGACGAGCTGCGCGATCAAGATCGGGACCGAGACGGTCGAGGATGTCGGCTTCGTGGTCGTGTCCGACTGCACGGTCACGGCGAATCGGGGCATCGGCCTCATCTCGCGGGACGGCGGCGGGTTGCGGCACATCCTCGTGAGCGGCGTGACCTTCGACTGTCCGATGGCGGGAGAGGCGTACTGGGGCAAGGCCGATCCCGTGTTCGTCTCCGCCGGCCGCCGCGTCGAGGGCGTCGATCCTGGTGTCATCGAGCACGTGCGGTTCAGCGGCCTATCGGGGGTCGCGGACGGCGCCATCAACGTCCACGCGGGGGAGGGCGGCCGCATCCGGGACATCGTCTTCGACGGGGTGCGGCTCGTGCAGCGCCACTCGCCCTCCCCGCTGCAGGGGCAGTACGACACGCGACCGGTCGCTTCGAGCGAGACCGGTCCGGGAGCCGCGCCCGGCGGCGGGACGACGGGCGTAGACCTCTACCCGGGTGGTCTGCCGGGGGTGTTCGCGAGGGGTGTCGAGGAACTTACCCTGCGCGATGTCGAGGTGTTCCGGCCCGATCCGCTCCCCGCGGGGTGGAACTCGCAGACGATCGTGGAGGTGCCATGA
- a CDS encoding TetR/AcrR family transcriptional regulator C-terminal domain-containing protein produces the protein MSTATQGAPGGRTAQKREAILAAATTLFLRNGFRGTSMDEVAAAASVSKQTVYKQFVDKEALFREIVGAVTGRSDAVIDIIAAAFGAAPAVTVDELEDRLRAVARGYLDAVLHVQVLSLRRLIIAEADRFPDLARRYYEQAPARGIEVIAAQLRPYVEAGLLHADDLRGAAAHFAYLALAPAQDRAMFLPADLPDDHERDRRAAEAAVAFVAAYAPAARQRQRPAVR, from the coding sequence GTGAGCACGGCGACGCAGGGCGCACCCGGCGGGCGAACCGCGCAGAAGCGCGAGGCGATCCTGGCGGCGGCGACGACGCTGTTCCTGCGCAACGGCTTCCGCGGCACGAGCATGGACGAGGTCGCGGCGGCGGCGAGCGTGTCGAAGCAGACGGTCTACAAGCAGTTCGTCGACAAAGAGGCGCTGTTCCGCGAGATCGTCGGCGCCGTGACCGGTAGATCCGATGCGGTGATCGACATCATCGCCGCGGCCTTCGGTGCCGCACCGGCAGTGACGGTCGACGAGCTCGAGGATCGCCTGCGCGCCGTCGCGCGCGGGTATCTCGATGCCGTGCTGCACGTGCAGGTGCTGTCTCTGCGGCGGCTGATCATCGCCGAGGCCGACCGATTCCCGGATCTCGCCCGCCGGTACTACGAGCAGGCTCCGGCGCGCGGCATCGAGGTGATCGCCGCGCAACTGCGTCCGTATGTCGAGGCCGGGCTGTTGCACGCGGACGACCTCCGCGGAGCGGCCGCGCATTTCGCCTACCTCGCGCTGGCTCCGGCACAGGATCGCGCGATGTTCCTCCCCGCCGACCTTCCCGATGACCACGAACGCGACCGCCGCGCCGCGGAGGCGGCCGTTGCGTTCGTCGCGGCGTACGCCCCTGCCGCTCGACAGCGACAGCGACCAGCGGTGCGGTGA